The genomic window GGGGAGAGAGACCAGATGTATTTCTTACTGTGTGACAGCTCGTGCAGCCTCATTTATCATGTATTCTGCATAGAAGGCAAGCCAGCTACGTGGACCCGGGCGGCGACCCCAGTCCCCCGGGCGCTCTCCCCGGGCGTAGCTTGGCCTTTTTGCCTGGTTCGCATGCCGTTCCTCTCTCACCTGCATTTCGTCTCTAGTCATGTTCTTCTCCACTGAGCGAGCTAAAAAGTGATTCCCGCTCGTGCTTATCTCGGGCCGTCCTGGTGGTTTGTCTCTGACGGCCTTGTATTGACCAGGTTTCACTGCCCCGTTGCTCCTGTCCACTTCTCTAACTCAGGTTGAGAGTTTTTGAATTCGAGTTTCATAGCCAATTGAGTCAATGTCAAAGTTTTTTTGTACGTCTAGTTCCTGGACTACGTACCAAATTATCTCGATGCAATGCCGGCGAACCATGTTCATCACATCTCATCACCACATTGCGTCCGCTTCACCCCAAACCACTCGTCCTCGAGATTTGCACCTCTCACACCCTCAAGCGTCTTCGAGCCGCCATCATCTATCACCTCTCACGTTTACCCCTCTCTTTCCCAAAGGCGAGGCGGACTGTGGCGCACGATCGCCCCCCAGCTCGCACGGCATCGGACGCACCCCCCCTTTGACCATCTCCCATTCGCAGAGCCTCGCCATACGTTTCTCCATCTCACCGACACCGAGATCCATTGGTAGCTGAGCCCGTGGGGATACCGGCGAGGTACATGATATGCCTCCTTCTGGGGGGCTGTGTCGTATTGTCCCGCCGGGCTCTCTTGTACGCCTGGAGCCTGCCTGCAGGACGGCTCAACACACCCACTTGCTTCCAACCCTTGTctccccttctcctttttttcttctcttagCTTCCCCTGTAAGAAAGAGCCTGCAGTAAATGTGCAACATCAAAGACAATAACGCAGCTGCCTCTTTTCTCGTCGCCCGCAGCATATGGACGCTTTCACTCCTGGCAGCCGCGGGCTCGCTTCGCCCGGCTGAGCTTTCGTAGGAGGGACCCCGTGGACTATAAACTTCGCCCCTATCCTCGTGCTTCCAACTTTTTGTATGCCTCAcctttcttcttcagctTTTGCCTGTCGATCATTGTGCCCTCTAACAAGGGAACCCCATCCATTATAGTCATTTGTTGCCACTACCTTTCTGGGATCTGCCTTTCACAACTCCACAGGCACGAACCCTCCAGTTCGTGAACTGCACATCATCAACTGCATATCCAAGGAATCTCCATCGCCACCCCGCCTCATTCTGATCTTGAATTGAACTGCCCGGTTGCCCTACTCAGCCATGTCGCCCAAGTCCTATTCTGGTGGCTCGTCCGTTTACTCGGATGACCGCTTCAGCtccacctcttcctcttaCAGCATCACTTATACCAAGCTTCCCAAGAAGCAACCCCTGTCTATCCGGTTCCTTTCCTGGGCTGCTGGCGCTCCGTCCGGGGCCACCGCTGTCAAGAGAAAGACGCGGGAGCGGGACATCCGTGACGACAGATCTACCCGCTCCGGAGGCTCTTCCTATTCCTACTGGAGCCAGCCCGACACCCAGCTCTACTGGGTTGCCAGCCCCCACGGCGGCAATTACTACGGAAGtagcggcagcagcaccagcggCCGTAGCAGCCGGAGCGGACGAAGCCGCAAGAGCGGTAGTTCCGGCTCCCGCAAGCACTTTGAGGGTGCCGTTCCCCGGCCGCAGCCCCCACCCCCGGTCCCGGCCAACGGCCACTTTGTCCCGCCCCAGCCTCCGATcaacccaccaccaccacacatGGGCGGTGGCTTCGGACCCGGCCCTGGCGGCTTCgtccctccacctccacctcccatGAGCAtgcctcaccctcctcctcctccacatgGCATGGCCCCCCCTGCGATGCCAGGCGGTGCGCCCTTCATCGATCTGACGGGCCAGAACCACCAAGGGGGCTACTCGCCGGATTCGGAGAGTTACTACACGtcggatgaagaagaatgaATGATTTACGAAAAAATGACACTTGCATGAATGGGTTAATGAGCGGACCCGGGCCTTCCAGGATGAAGACCCCCTTTTGTTTTCTTGACATGATACTATTTTTTGAAAGTCTTGTATAGTTAATGAGTTTACTTGGATGGCGCACCGGGCATTGACGAAGGATTATGAACACCCACTGTCAACGGACAGTTTTATGACAAGGCATGAGTTTGGATCATGTGTATGTATGAAATGAGATACCTGAACTTTGATCAATGTTTGCTTTTGCTGTTTGCAAGTCTCGAGTCCTGATTGGATACTTGAACCAAAACCCATGTGTAGATCAGGACCCATTGCCTCTCGGCAAGTGACATCATTCCTTTGTTTACTTTGAGCTTGGGTTGGTAGCTCCAGAGCGTGAGAATGGTTggcagaagaggagagaaatCCGTTGTGCGCTTCTATTAGCGTTTAAAGACTATCATCCTTTACAAGCTTTATCCTTTTAAAATCGTGAAATAGTGTAGACAAGAATGCAACACCCAACAATGCAGGTAATACACCAAAGAACCTCTCCAAAGATACGTAATACAAAAATAATGCGCCAACAAGGGTATTCTCTAAAAAAACCGCCTCTGCTTGGTCTTGTCTCTCTTTTCGCTTTCTCATGAAATATGACGTTTCATCTCTTAAAACTCTCTGCTCTCACCAATGTCGCAAATGTCAAAGACTCCAACCTCGGGGATATTCTTCTTGCGCAACGCCTCCTTGAGCATCTTGGGCGGCTCGAGCACCTCCTCCATGGTCAGCGCCCACGTGCCCCAGTGGATGCCCATGGCGCGGGTGCACTTTGTGTCGCAAAAGATCTCGACCGAGTCGTACGGGTTGGCGTGCATAGCCGAGAAGGCCACGCGAGGGTAGTATGCGCCAATGGGGATCAGGCCGAGATCGAAAGGTCCGCGGAGCTCGCCAATCTGCTTGAACTGTGGGCACCTGGGGAGAGCTTCGTAGTCGGCACCGTAGTCGTCGATTCCGGCAGGGATGGCTGGAACAGCACGGTATCCAGTGTCGCCACCGAACCAGACCGACTTTTCGTCGGCGCGAACAGCCCATGAGCACCAGAGGGTCGTGTCCTTATCCCAGAGCGTACGAGCTGATGTGTGCTGGCAGGGCAGACACGAGATGCGGGCAGTCATCTCGCGAGTATGGTCTCCGTCTCGAACGGTCACGCTGAGATCGGCATCCTCCCACCAGTCGAGCTCAGTAACGTGGTGGATGCCCGTCTTGCGGAACCACGTCTCCAGGCCGAGGCCGACAAAGAACTGGGCTTCTGGGTGGTGCTTCTGGACCTCTAGAATGGAGGAGTGGGAAAGGTGGTCGTAATGGGAGTGGCTGATGACGACGGCGTCGACGATGGGAATGTCCTTGATATCGCAGGGTCGTGGGGTGTATCGCTTGGGGCCCATAAAGGTAAAGGGAGAGCAGCGGTCCTCGAAGACGGGATCGAAGAGCACCCGCAGACCTGAGGGGAACTCGACGTAGTAGCAGGCATGGCCTAGCCAGGTTGCGCGAAGCTTGTCGGAGCTATCACGATCAGGGAGCCATTGGGGCTTGACGACGGGAACGGTAGGAGGGCTGGTATCGGGCATCTTGAGATCGCCGGTGATGGAAGGCCTCGAGGTGTTGTTAGCTTGGCCGTCACGGGATCCCTAGCTTTGGGACAGTTTCTACATACCAGACGACCCGTCGGAGCATGGTGCCGAAACCTGGAGCACCACTCCATGAAGGATAAGGGTTCTTGAATCCCACTACAGTACCGCGCTTGATCTCATGATGGGGGTTCGAGGCGGCTTCTGCAGGAATGGTAGACCGGCCGGGGATCTTGGAGACGATTGAGGTAGTAGAGATGGGGGTCTTGGGAGCGGACGCGTCCTGGGAGCCGGTCTCGGTGGAGGTGAGCTTGGCGGAAGCTGAGTTGGCGATGGAAGCCATGGTGGGCGAAGCTACCGATGAGCTGGTAGAGTACGAGTAggtctgctgctgctgtacGGCTGCTGTATTTGTCTGTTGAAGTTGATGCCAGAGTTGACGGGTCGGTGGACGGAGCAGGCGCGGCATATGGTGGACGGGAAGGGTGTCGGAGGCTTCGGGGCCGGTGGGAAGTTTAAAAGAGGGTAGATagggggggaggggaggggaggagggATGGCCGGGGGTGGTAAGGTGCCGTCCGGGGGTTGGTTGAGGCGGGAGGGATGGTATGGATGGGAAGAGAGGCGAGATAAGTACAAGTAGGTAGCGAGAGGGTGTGCGTATGTGTATGTGGCTTATAGCGCAGTAAAGAACCGAGCTTAGAAATGTATGACGGTGCTTGTGCTGTACGAAAAGGGAAAACAAtctgttttttttctcctcttgCTGACGCCAGCAGTAATGGGGGTTTTCGTCTGGTATGGCTGAAGGCGGAGTGATTGAGATGTCCGCCTCGTCTCTCGTCCCGCGTATACAACCAATGGAGGTCAATGGGTACCCAACCAACGCGACGAGTCAGTGACAAACAATGTAGCCTTGGCACAAGACGCAGCACGGACAACAAAGAGGCTTGAGATCGAGGTCTATGCTTTTGAGGATCTTCTAGAAAAAAAATGAAGCAAAGAGAGAGGTACGAAAAAGgggacacacacacacaccatcACCGCAGCAGCAAGCAACAGCACAGCTTTTGGTTGCCCCGTAGGGCTTTAGCGGAGTTAATAGACCCGCATGTCCCCGTGTGTCCGACGCCGACCGCGTGGGCGGAGCCCTTTCCCGAGCCATCCggggagacgagacgagagagaGGAGCATTGCCTTGAAGAGGACGCGAGTGCGAGCGGGAACAATCCGAGGCCGTCGTAACTTTTTCCTTGCCTGTGATTGATTGCTCTCgcttccttttctctcctttgcTTATCTTCCTTTTCTCAACAGTTCCAGGTAGACGCCGCTCCGTGTTGACCGGAGTGCGGAGTTCAAGTCCGGTGTATCCATGCATAAGACGtacatccatcatccatccatgcatATTGCATCCAAGGACATAGACAATCAACGGGAAACAAACTTGATAAACCTTGATTATACCTCGGCTTTATCTCTCTTCTCGCTTTGAATACGAAATACCTAAAATGCACCTCCCTCCATCATCACGCGCTGCATCTGCCGCCCATCCCCCCTCGCATAATCCCTGTCATCGCCATGTGGTTCCCCTGTGGCGCCTCAATAGCGTAGGTGTCGCAACGTGGAAGCCAAGCGAAGCCCCCTGCACCAGGGCATGGTTTGTCTGTTACGCTTTGATAGCTGCGGCTTCATGTCCGAATAGAAAACTGCCGCCCGTTGAGACTCGCTGCAAGTATCGAACCAGGTCAGGTCAAAATCAGGCCCGTGGGTGGTATCCTTCAAACCAAAAACTACCAGGTATCTAGCGCATTATTGATGCAAGTCCGCTCTCCACCCCTATATCAACAAGAACCAAAAACAGTACACGACATCAACATACACAAGGTCGACAAGACAAGGACCAGCCTAGACTGTATTCCAACCAGCTCGTCAATCACTCCACCAAACGCCCGAAACAAGCCAGAAAGCCGCCGGAAAACAATTCGTCATCTCATAAGCGTCTTGAAAGATTGGTTCATGCGTCAGCGTCATCACATATCGACTTGTCGAGTGTCCTCGCCCATTTCCTCGCTGCCGAGCTCCTTTTCTAGCTCGTCTGCCACGAAGCCTTCGTAGTCATCTAGGTTCTTTTGAACGTGAATCTTGAACTTGATGACGTCGTTGAGCATCCGGTCAATCTCAGTGTGCAGCTCCTCACGGAGTGCGTTGGCCCGGAGCACAAGCTGTTCGTATCTATCATCTGGTCAGCATATTATCATCTTGTAACCCGCATCAAATAGGCTTACTCAATGGTTGTGTTGATCTCGCGTTGCTCCAGAACCTGCACTGAATCGGACAGACCAGCTCGCATGCGTGACAactccttctccatcttctcaatTTGCGCATCAGACGCCAGCTTCTGCGCTGTTGTAatctccttggtcttctcaTACTCCTCCTCTGCTGCGCGTACGCGGTGGTTGAGTGCTTCCACAGCGCTTCGCCGGTCTTCAATGGCTTCTTTGATTCCGTCCAGCAAGTCGTGGTCTTTCATCATCTCGTCCATTGCGGCACTTCGACGCTCTGAAATCTCCTTGCGCAGCGACAAGAAGCTCTTGCGGATCTTGCCTCGGAGGTCCAGGTTAAGAATGTGTCCTGGTTGGTATCCAGTCGCGTGGTCAGCCAGCAACCGGTCTGACGAAGCCGCCCCTGTAGACCCCTTGAAGTTGGAAGACGTGAGGTCCGAGCTGTCATTGACCATAACCTGGAGTTCAAACTCTTCTCCCTTGGCATTGGCTGCTGTTGATGGGATCAAGGCGATCTGGTATGCCACGGTGTTGTACCGATCGACCATCCGCTCGAGCTCGTCTAGCTTCCGGCTTGCGTCAATCTCCTTCTCCGAcaccttcttcttcactTCCTCTAGTCGCTGGCCTGCTGACTCGATGCCTTTTTGCAGCCGCTCTCGCTCCGCAGTCATGCGGTCAATATCCTGCATGCTGATCCCTTGAGCGTCTACAGCCTTTTGCAGACCACGTCGCTCGTCTTCAGCCTCTTGGAGCTCCTCCAGTAGTTTGTCGAGCTCCTCCTGCAGAACCTGTGATCGGCTCTCGTACTTCTCTGACCGTTGCATGGCCAGTGCATTGTACTCCTCAaacttgatcttgtcctcctccATGATCTTGAAGTGGTTGTCTAGGACTGCTGGATCGGGTGTCGACTTTTCCAGGTCTTCAATCTCCTTCAGCAATCTCGCGTTTTCCGCCTCGAGCATCTCAAGTTGTGACGTGTACTTCGAGTTTGACCGCTCAAATGCGGCGGCCATGGACTGCACATGAGGTGCCAAAACACGTTCCGCCTCCTCGTCACCCATATCATCGTCCATGGCCAGCCAGTCCCTGTATCCGTTGCTGAGAAAGTCAAAGATGATGCGGTCACCGCTAACGTCGACCCCGCTCTCCATACAAGCTTCGTCGTAGCTGCAGTTTGCGTAGCCATCCAGCATCTGGGCCAACTGCATCATCCAgtgaagaagaccaaggaatGTGCTCCAGTTTTGTCCTCCCACGGCAGAGATCTGGCTCTTGGTGATGCTTCTCTCAAAAGGGTATCTCATCTGCTTCAGGAGAGGCGGCACTTCCTGGTCGATGCTCTTCTGAAATCTGTAGCTGGGGTCGATACGGTGGTAGAGCCATTGAAACATGTAGTTGAAGTCCTTCTGCGTCGGTGACTTGAGGACATTCTGTGAAAGAACAtgcttcatctccatctcgaaaTTATAGTTCACCATATACTCCAGAATCTCTTGTCCAATGCGAGCTTGAAAGGCGCGATCCTTTAGAGGTCGGGGGTCGCGGGGAACACCGGCAGGCTGGGGAGTAGCCTGGAAGAAGCTCTGATGGGTCATGGGAGCCGCCGTCGACTGGCGAGGCCGGTATACGCTGCTACGTCGGTCGCCATCGGTGGAGGCtcgcgtcgtcgtcgctccGGGAGTAAAAGTCGGCTTCGGTTGGAACGAGGAACGCTTGACTGAGGACAGACCAAGGTCGGCGAGGTTGGTTCCAGACGACGAACGCTTGAAAAGAGGTTGACTTGGGCGCGGCAGGGCGAGGGATTGCCTAGATCCCGACATGGACCGAACATGACTGCCCGGGTAATTGGCGCCAGTGTTGGAGCCGGATCGCTTCATAGTCGAACCAGGCTGTGGAATGGCGCTGTTTGCGCTGATACCTCCAAGGGTCTATGCAGAGAGTTAGAAAAATGTTGGAAGTTAAGGCGCGCGTGTTGTAAAAGGCGGGGAGCGGTCGCACATCTCTGGGTCTTCTGACACTCCACAGGCCCGTATCTTGGGACATATCCGGTGTGACAGGCAGCACGCGACTGCGATGGAATGAACGCGCGATGTCGGCGAGTACTGTAGGTTTAGTTTTTTGTGAGCAACTTgtcggtgatgatgttgacgagGGGTGGGATGCGAGGGTGCGAAAGAGGCGTCAGAGCAAGATGAGAAAGATTGGGCGTTGGAAGTGTGTTGCCCGGCGGGAAAGTAAACAAACGATCTGATCTAACTTTTGATTGGCTAGATGAAGACATTGTGGTTTCGAGTGGAGCACGGTTGAGCTGGCAGAGTGGGGCATCAATTAACGTCGGCACGTGACCCAAGTCTCAGCGCAACTTCCCAAGGTAGTTTGGCGTTGAGCCGTTCGTTTCGCTGGGAGGTACGTACCGCCTGCCTCGGCTCGACCACGCATTTCCCCGGGCCAGCTCCCGAACTCCAGACTCCGTCCCCACGCCTTCAACTTCGAGCCTCCGCAAGAAGCACATGCATTTGTCATTTTCCCTTCTATCATCATCCGGACCTGTTCGGCCATCACCCCTTCAACTCTTTGCGACTCGGATGCTGTGGTGAGAGCCGTCTGACGGCTACAAGTCAATCATGGCTATTCGCGAAGACCTCGTGGCCTCTGCGGTAAGTTGATCGCGTCTCCCAGCCACCACGACCGCAAATGTCGGATCTGAATACTGACTCCTGAGTAGGCGCAATGTCGGTTTCTTTCTATACGATAACATCAACGCCGAATACCAATGCTAACTGACCACAGTCCTGCAGGATCCCAGTGTCGCATCGTCTTCCGTCGAGAACCGCATCTCGTTCCTGCGAAGCAAGAACTTGACCCAAGAGGAAATCGACGTTGCCCTGGCCCGAACAGGAGGCAATGCGCCGCCTACACCGACTCCTTCGTATGCCGGTGCTCCCGccggtcctcctcctcctcaacaatACTATCCGCCCTATCCACAGCATGCTTGGCAGCCGCCGCCTCCCCCAAGGAGGGACTGGCGGGACTGGTTCATCATGGCGACTGTAGTTAGCGGAGTTTCCTACGGAGTGTACTCTTTGGGCAAGGTTTGTAGCCTCTTGCAACATGGCTTCGTTATTGAGGACTAACAAGGAGACAGCGCTACATCTACCCCCTGGTGGCACCCCCGACGCCAGAGAAGCTCGAGCAAGATAAGAAATCGATCGAAGAACAGTTTGACCGAGCCTTCACTCTTGTTGAGCAGCTCGCGAAGGACACCGAGAGCCTTAAGACGGCCGAAAAGGAGCGAACAGAAAAGTTGGATGCTGCGATTGCGGACCTCGAGACCGTCATGACGGACCTCAAGGCGGCCAATCGACGACGAGAGGATGATGCGAACCGAATCCGAGATGAGGTCCAGTCCCTCAAGGACGCGATCCCCAAGGCGCTTGAGAACCAGAAGGGGCTGACCGATGGCCGACTACGCGAGATCAACACTGAGCTTACCAGCCTCAAGACACTGGTTTCGCAGCGCATGTCCAGCAGCGCTTCGACTCCTAcaagctcaagcttcttGCGAGGTGCCGGCGGCAGTGTCAGTGGTGGTGCCAGCGGCGTCGGCAGCACGAGCACCCCGGCGGCTTCTAGCTCGGCCCCCAAGGCCAACGGAGAGAAGACCGGAGCCGAGTCCAGCACGACCACTCCCGCTGCTGAGGTTCCCAAGCCTACCCTCCCCTCGGCTCCCCTGGTCAACCGATCCTCGTCGCCTCTTGCCAACATGACTGGCAAGAAGTCTATCCCGGCCTGGCAGATGGCTATGGCCAACCAGAACGACACCTCGTCGACTCAGGTCAAGGCGGACGAGCCCAAGGAGGCGGCTGCtagcagctccagctcttAGGAGATGTCCTgatatttagtattttttcTTCTCGCTTGTACAGTATCCTATGCATCTACAACTTTGGACAAATGGAGACTCTGGGATAATAGGGTCGGCTGATAGGAGTGTTTTATGGGGTAGTGTTGTAGCGTTAATCCGTCTTGTCAAATATCATTGTTGACCATCACAAACTTGGCTATCATCCGCAGGTGATAATATCACGATGTGGATGCGCGGCTACTGTGGTTGTTCTTTCGCTGTCCCTTTGAAGCCACATCTTGAAGCCAATCAGATGGGCCAAACCAGCATGCGCCaccagcttcttgatgcAAGCATGCAATGTCGAGCTCGCTGTTCGTCCTGCAGCGCATTTGCATGCGTCTCCTTGCTGCTTGTATATCCTTGACCACGCAGTTCCCGCAAAAATTACCACTTTGAGCAGCGCTGTGAGGCATCACCTACACCGCTCAACACACATAAGCATACTCTCTCTGATATAACTTCTAGCAAGCAAGGATTAAGACGAGTCATGATAGAGAATATCCTTCATGAGCGCCAGATTCTCAGAAGCTGTCTCGGTAAATCAGGGACCGCGGACGCCGATGATCGGCACATCCATACCCCAGCAGCTGAAAACCGCTAGCCTGAACATCCGTGCCGAGGCTCGCTTCAAAGCTCATGATCTCTGCCCGCTTCCATCAACCGTCTCCTGGATAAACTATTCCTAGTTGATGACATGTCACTTTCTCATCAAGTTTCCCCGAGTGTGTCTATGCCGTGACGGGAGAGATAACCCGGCTGCCAGACCACCACTAGTGGCGAGAGTTCCCTGGTTGACCTTGTCATGGACTGACAGGAGCCGTCATTAGCTTTGGCGCAATTCAGGTCTCAATATTTGCTTGGTATTGGGCTCTCGTGCCAATAAGAGGAGCTACGGTGGCTGGCTGGGCGGTGGACAAGTCTCATCTTGATCTCAGCCATCCTCCCTTGCGATACCTCTCATCGCGACGCCTCACTCCGACCGCTTTCGTGGCTGTCCTCGGTTTCTAGATGAGGGTATTTACAACGTGCTTGTTCTATGAATTAACAAGGATAAATCCAATAGCATACACTTGACAGAAGAAGAGTTGGACATTGGCCTTTTACTCCACCGTCTCATCTGGATCACTTACATCATCACTCAAAcccacaacaccatcacTTCCTCTTCACTATCGCTACAGATCCAAGCCCCGCTTCACTTTCAAGATGAACTCAGAAACCGTCGAGACTATTCGGGCGGTCATCCCCTTACTCCCTCTCATTCTCCGTCACTCTCTCCTTCACATTCTCCGCATCTCAGATACGGCCAAGTATCTCGACCTTCATAGCTCCCTCGTGGTCGCCTGCCTCCGCGAGCTGCTCGTCCCCCCAAACCCCCACAGCATCTCTTCCACGCAGAAGCTCACCCTTCGAGATCCCGGCATAAGAGGCCACATATGGGTCAGCAAGTATGCCAGCCCGAGGCCACCAGAGACTTCCATCCGCGACACCCTCATCAGCACCCTCGAACGTCTCGGGGGCGCCACCACATGCCGGGTCCCGGTGCCCGACCTGGTCGACGTCGAGGCCGAGTGGACTGGCCACCGCCCCGGTGTGGCCCGCGGCGCTCCGCTGCCTGACGTGTCGGAGCGGGAGCGGTACCACGGCATGATGCGCGAGTGCCGCCGTCCGACGACGGTCCTGTACTTGCACGGCGGCGCCTACTACCTCTGCGACCCCTCGACGCACCGCCCCGCgaccaagaagctggccgagCTGACGGGTGGCCGGTGCTACTCGGTGCGTTATCGCCTCGCACCACAGCACCCGTTCCCTGCTGCGTTGCTCGATGCGCTGGT from Fusarium falciforme chromosome 2, complete sequence includes these protein-coding regions:
- a CDS encoding Peroxisomal membrane protein PEX14; its protein translation is MAIREDLVASAAQFLQDPSVASSSVENRISFLRSKNLTQEEIDVALARTGGNAPPTPTPSYAGAPAGPPPPQQYYPPYPQHAWQPPPPPRRDWRDWFIMATVVSGVSYGVYSLGKRYIYPLVAPPTPEKLEQDKKSIEEQFDRAFTLVEQLAKDTESLKTAEKERTEKLDAAIADLETVMTDLKAANRRREDDANRIRDEVQSLKDAIPKALENQKGLTDGRLREINTELTSLKTLVSQRMSSSASTPTSSSFLRGAGGSVSGGASGVGSTSTPAASSSAPKANGEKTGAESSTTTPAAEVPKPTLPSAPLVNRSSSPLANMTGKKSIPAWQMAMANQNDTSSTQVKADEPKEAAASSSSS
- a CDS encoding Kinetochore protein NDC80, translated to MSQDTGLWSVRRPRDTLGGISANSAIPQPGSTMKRSGSNTGANYPGSHVRSMSGSRQSLALPRPSQPLFKRSSSGTNLADLGLSSVKRSSFQPKPTFTPGATTTRASTDGDRRSSVYRPRQSTAAPMTHQSFFQATPQPAGVPRDPRPLKDRAFQARIGQEILEYMVNYNFEMEMKHVLSQNVLKSPTQKDFNYMFQWLYHRIDPSYRFQKSIDQEVPPLLKQMRYPFERSITKSQISAVGGQNWSTFLGLLHWMMQLAQMLDGYANCSYDEACMESGVDVSGDRIIFDFLSNGYRDWLAMDDDMGDEEAERVLAPHVQSMAAAFERSNSKYTSQLEMLEAENARLLKEIEDLEKSTPDPAVLDNHFKIMEEDKIKFEEYNALAMQRSEKYESRSQVLQEELDKLLEELQEAEDERRGLQKAVDAQGISMQDIDRMTAERERLQKGIESAGQRLEEVKKKVSEKEIDASRKLDELERMVDRYNTVAYQIALIPSTAANAKGEEFELQVMVNDSSDLTSSNFKGSTGAASSDRLLADHATGYQPGHILNLDLRGKIRKSFLSLRKEISERRSAAMDEMMKDHDLLDGIKEAIEDRRSAVEALNHRVRAAEEEYEKTKEITTAQKLASDAQIEKMEKELSRMRAGLSDSVQVLEQREINTTIEYEQLVLRANALREELHTEIDRMLNDVIKFKIHVQKNLDDYEGFVADELEKELGSEEMGEDTRQVDM
- a CDS encoding Lactamase-B domain-containing protein, which translates into the protein MPRLLRPPTRQLWHQLQQTNTAAVQQQQTYSYSTSSSVASPTMASIANSASAKLTSTETGSQDASAPKTPISTTSIVSKIPGRSTIPAEAASNPHHEIKRGTVVGFKNPYPSWSGAPGFGTMLRRVVWPSITGDLKMPDTSPPTVPVVKPQWLPDRDSSDKLRATWLGHACYYVEFPSGLRVLFDPVFEDRCSPFTFMGPKRYTPRPCDIKDIPIVDAVVISHSHYDHLSHSSILEVQKHHPEAQFFVGLGLETWFRKTGIHHVTELDWWEDADLSVTVRDGDHTREMTARISCLPCQHTSARTLWDKDTTLWCSWAVRADEKSVWFGGDTGYRAVPAIPAGIDDYGADYEALPRCPQFKQIGELRGPFDLGLIPIGAYYPRVAFSAMHANPYDSVEIFCDTKCTRAMGIHWGTWALTMEEVLEPPKMLKEALRKKNIPEVGVFDICDIGESREF